The following coding sequences lie in one Arachis ipaensis cultivar K30076 chromosome B05, Araip1.1, whole genome shotgun sequence genomic window:
- the LOC107642008 gene encoding serine acetyltransferase 1, chloroplastic-like — MINREEGGVIDLKVRVIICSGTESAVSLPDGKDNLKAVKERDPACINHVHCFLNFKGFLECQSHRVAHKLWLQGRKVLAVMIQNRVSEIFAIGIHPGAKIGSGILLDHVTGLVVGETAVIGNIVSILHSVTLGGTGKASGDRHPKIGDGVLIGAGTCILGNIKVGECAKIGAGSVVIKYVPPRTTVVSDFVIFYDVCI, encoded by the exons atGATCAATAGGGAAGAAGGTGGAG ttattGATTTGAAGGTTAGGGTGATTATTTGTTCTGGAACTGAGTCTGCTGTTTCACTGCCTGATGGGAAA GATAATCTCAAAGCAGTTAAGGAAAGAGACCCTGCTTGCATAAACCATGTGCATTGCTTCTTGAACTTTAAAGGCTTCTTAGAATGCCAATCTCATAGAGTTGCTCATAAGCTATGGCTTCAAGGAAGAAAAGTCTTGGCAGTTATGATCCAGAACCGAGTTTCCGAGATTTTTGCGATTGGTATTCATCCCGGTGCTAAGATTGGAAGCGGAATTCTGCTTGATCATGTAACTGGATTAGTGGTTGGTGAAACTGCAGTGATTGGTAACATTGTGTCAATTTTGCATAGTGTGACTTTGGGTGGAACTGGTAAAGCTTCTGGTGATAGGCATCCAAAGATTGGTGATGGGGTTTTGATTGGTGCAGGGACTTGTATTTTGGGGAACATTAAGGTTGGTGAATGTGCTAAGATTGGTGCTGGTTCTGTGGTGATTAAGTATGTTCCTCCTAGGACTACTGTTGTTAgtgattttgttatattttatgatgtttgtatataa